Proteins from one Ipomoea triloba cultivar NCNSP0323 chromosome 1, ASM357664v1 genomic window:
- the LOC116033285 gene encoding uncharacterized protein LOC116033285, translated as MEKGNACCYPMYIAETSPSQIRGLLISLKEFLIVFGMLVIRLYSWQPYGGSCCWLAVYVWNCSCYKNSFTYFCLQDEHNLQSDDAVEFLAMFQPLSWLSLMSSLKNLA; from the exons GCAATGCATGCTGCTATCCTATGTACATTGCTGAGACATCACCGAGCCAGATAAGAGGGCTGCTTATTTCTCTTAAAGAGTTCCTCATAGTCTTTGGAATGCTAGTAA TTAGGCTATACAGTTGGCAGCCTTATGGTGGAAGTTGTTGCTGGTTGGCGGTATATGTATGGA ATTGTTCCTGCtataaaaattcttttacaTATTTCTGCCTCCAAGATGAGCATAATTTACAGTCTGATGATGCAGTTGAATTCTTAG CTATGTTCCAACCCCTATCTTGGTTATCATTGATGTCCAGCCTAAAGAACTTGGCATAG